The following proteins are encoded in a genomic region of Triticum dicoccoides isolate Atlit2015 ecotype Zavitan chromosome 1B, WEW_v2.0, whole genome shotgun sequence:
- the LOC119350419 gene encoding uncharacterized protein LOC119350419, with translation MDSRRNKIIKIILQEQEEDDELFFLLVPALYASLYEEKHPVHTSSLSGATKVKEILEGHESWSRVEFRMEPEIFKSIVDYLRRENLLKGTSCVAIEEQLAMFMYMISHNSSNQDLQKYFQHSAETIHRKINRIFDLIPTLAQRFIKIPSSLQPHPKIVSNNRYWPYFQNCIGAIDGTHIPITIAEDKAPPFRNRKGTLSQNVMVACDFDLNFTFISCGWEGSANMKLCYLMTKPSGKKT, from the exons ATGGATTCTAGGAGAAATAAAATTATTAAGATTATCttgcaagaacaagaagaagacgatGAACTATTTTTCCTTTTGGTTCCCGCTTTATATGCTTCCCTTTATGAGGAAAAGCATCCAGTTCACACATCATCTTTATCTGGGGCTACAAAGGTTAAGGAAATATTAGAAGGCCACGAGAGTTGGTCTAGGGTTGAGTTTCGGATGGAACCTGAGATTTTCAAGTCTATCGTGGATTACCTTAGAAGAGAGAATCTATTGAAAGGCACGTCGTGTGTTGCTATCGAGGAGCAGTTGGCAATGTTCATGTACATGATTTCGCACAATTCTAGTAATCAAGATCTacaaaaatacttccaacacaGCGCAGAAACAATTCATAGGAAGATAAACAGGATTTTTGActtaattccaactctagcccaaagATTTATAAAGATTCCAAGTTCACTCCAGCCCCACCCGAAGATTGTTTCGAACAACCGCTATTGGCCATATTTCCAG AACTGCATTGGTGCTATAGATGGAACACATATCCCCATCACTATTGCTGAAGATAAGGCACCCCCATTTAGGAATAGGAAAGGAACCCTCTCACAGAATGTCATGGTTGcatgtgattttgatctgaatttcaCATTTATTTCATGTGGGTGGGAAGG TTCAGCCAACATGAAGCTGTGTTACCTGATGACGAAGCCGAGTGGGAAGAAGACCTGA